One genomic region from Bradyrhizobium icense encodes:
- a CDS encoding flagellar biosynthetic protein FliO: MQTLTFLFAFIAVLALIGVAAWLVRRFANNRLGANTQRGRMPRLAVIDAAAVDGRRRLVLVRRDNVEHLLMIGGPSDIVVEPNIVRATPNRDQMAPRPAVGEQPPRIAPLPDAAWSEEAARSDLRSTEAFDHHAEPQMPEPPLRPARPSFADDIRRPAAPPMPERRGDPLTGFAPESISGRPESSPPRLTRPEPLMPRPQRELPKAPPVREAPPVREAPPVRDTVPVRDAASVREAPIAREAPPVREVPPVRAPERAAAAPPPPPPPAPAPSSADQNLAEMAQRLEAALRRPAEPVAPPVAPETPPARTGRSEPPAPAPSPAPQKSGFENLEDEMASLLGRPKNPS; this comes from the coding sequence ATGCAGACACTGACATTCCTCTTCGCATTCATCGCCGTTCTGGCGCTGATCGGCGTAGCCGCATGGCTGGTCCGCCGGTTTGCCAACAACCGCCTCGGCGCCAACACCCAGCGCGGGCGGATGCCGCGCCTCGCCGTGATCGACGCCGCTGCTGTGGACGGCCGCCGGCGCCTCGTGCTGGTGCGGCGCGACAATGTCGAGCACCTGCTGATGATCGGCGGTCCGAGCGACATCGTGGTCGAACCCAACATCGTGCGTGCAACGCCCAATCGCGATCAGATGGCGCCGCGCCCGGCGGTCGGCGAGCAGCCGCCGCGGATTGCGCCATTGCCCGACGCCGCCTGGAGCGAGGAAGCGGCGAGATCCGATTTGCGATCGACGGAGGCCTTCGACCATCACGCCGAACCGCAAATGCCGGAGCCGCCGCTGCGCCCCGCTCGTCCCTCTTTCGCGGACGATATCCGCCGCCCCGCGGCCCCGCCGATGCCGGAACGTCGCGGCGACCCACTGACGGGCTTTGCGCCGGAATCGATCAGCGGTCGTCCCGAATCATCGCCGCCGCGCCTGACCCGCCCCGAACCGCTGATGCCCCGGCCGCAGCGCGAGTTGCCCAAGGCACCGCCAGTTCGTGAGGCACCGCCAGTTCGTGAGGCACCACCGGTTCGTGACACAGTGCCGGTCCGCGACGCGGCGTCAGTCCGCGAGGCACCGATAGCCCGCGAAGCACCGCCTGTCCGTGAGGTGCCGCCCGTCCGCGCGCCGGAACGTGCAGCCGCGGCTCCGCCGCCTCCGCCCCCTCCAGCCCCCGCACCGTCGAGCGCCGATCAGAATCTCGCCGAGATGGCGCAGCGGCTGGAAGCCGCCCTGCGCCGGCCGGCCGAACCGGTGGCACCGCCGGTAGCGCCGGAAACGCCGCCTGCCCGTACCGGTCGCAGCGAGCCTCCCGCTCCCGCTCCCAGCCCCGCTCCGCAGAAGAGTGGCTTTGAGAATCTCGAAGACGAGATGGCGTCCTTGCTGGGCCGTCCGAAGAACCCTTCGTGA
- the fliP gene encoding flagellar type III secretion system pore protein FliP (The bacterial flagellar biogenesis protein FliP forms a type III secretion system (T3SS)-type pore required for flagellar assembly.), translating into MRPATSPRRVLFFLILTVAGSLADPALAQDISISLGQGGGGVTERAIQLIALLTVLSIAPSILIMMTSFTRIVVVLSLLRTALGTATAPPNSVIIALAMFLTAFVMGPVLQKSYDDGIKPLVANELGVEEALQKAAVPLRGFMQKNVREKDLKLFVDLSGEPPPATPEDLSLRILVPAFMISELKRAFEIGFLLFLPFLIIDLVVASVLMSMGMMMLPPVVVSLPFKLIFFVLVDGWSLVAGSLVQSYGGG; encoded by the coding sequence GTGAGGCCGGCGACTTCTCCGCGTAGAGTTTTATTTTTCTTAATCCTGACAGTCGCCGGATCGCTCGCCGATCCGGCGCTGGCGCAGGACATCAGCATCAGTCTCGGCCAGGGCGGCGGCGGGGTGACCGAACGCGCGATCCAATTGATCGCGCTGTTGACGGTGCTGTCGATCGCGCCGTCGATCCTGATCATGATGACGTCGTTCACACGGATCGTCGTCGTGCTGTCGCTGCTGCGCACGGCGCTCGGCACCGCGACCGCCCCACCCAACTCCGTGATCATTGCGCTTGCGATGTTCCTAACCGCGTTCGTGATGGGGCCGGTGCTGCAGAAGTCCTATGACGATGGCATCAAGCCCCTGGTCGCCAACGAGCTCGGCGTCGAGGAAGCGCTGCAAAAGGCCGCTGTGCCGCTCCGCGGCTTCATGCAGAAGAATGTCCGCGAAAAGGATCTGAAGCTGTTCGTGGACCTGTCGGGCGAGCCGCCGCCGGCGACGCCGGAAGACCTGTCGCTGCGGATTCTGGTCCCGGCCTTCATGATCTCCGAACTGAAGCGCGCCTTTGAGATCGGCTTCCTGCTCTTCCTCCCCTTCCTGATTATCGATCTCGTGGTCGCATCCGTCCTGATGTCGATGGGTATGATGATGCTGCCGCCGGTCGTGGTGTCGCTGCCGTTTAAGTTAATCTTTTTTGTGCTGGTCGACGGCTGGTCGCTGGTGGCTGGGAGCCTGGTACAAAGCTATGGCGGGGGCTAG
- a CDS encoding GGDEF domain-containing protein has translation MAQQSVPPTPTNFAVWFEYALGGSLALRKTIDILIAGRRKFDAATNHELYITYVAQAGADPFGDLPDQLSGLIETAQEFLNAAVTDNRSHIEALGEVSSEAAATGDPRAIIAKLVDELSKATARAATLEANFAATSEELDSIRDSLKAAEQRSNTDALTGLANRHSMDEFLRLAQIAAMERDEPLSVFLIDIDHFKKFNDDYGHQVGDQVLRLVAKVLQEGVREVDLAARYGGEELIAVLPGADLQACTAVAERIRRRIAEAKLTRRATGKEIGSITVSIGVSQFRLAESAEAMIERCDRGLYQAKRLGRNRTVTETELEPEAGAA, from the coding sequence ATGGCGCAGCAGTCGGTCCCTCCCACTCCCACGAATTTCGCCGTCTGGTTCGAATATGCCCTGGGCGGTTCGCTGGCACTGCGAAAGACCATCGACATCCTGATCGCGGGCAGGCGCAAATTCGACGCTGCAACCAACCACGAACTCTATATCACCTATGTGGCGCAGGCCGGCGCCGATCCGTTTGGCGATCTTCCGGATCAATTGAGCGGGCTGATCGAGACCGCGCAGGAATTCCTCAACGCTGCCGTCACCGACAACCGCAGCCACATAGAGGCGCTCGGTGAAGTGTCTTCCGAGGCGGCCGCTACCGGCGATCCCCGGGCGATCATTGCGAAGCTGGTGGACGAATTGTCAAAGGCGACGGCGCGAGCCGCAACGCTGGAGGCAAACTTCGCCGCCACCTCGGAGGAACTCGACAGCATCCGCGACTCGCTCAAAGCGGCCGAGCAACGCTCCAATACCGATGCTCTCACCGGGCTGGCCAACCGCCACTCGATGGATGAATTTCTTCGCCTCGCCCAGATCGCGGCAATGGAAAGGGACGAACCGCTCAGCGTCTTCCTGATCGACATCGATCACTTCAAGAAATTCAACGACGATTATGGCCATCAGGTCGGCGATCAGGTGCTTCGGCTGGTAGCCAAGGTCTTGCAGGAAGGCGTTCGCGAAGTCGATCTCGCCGCCCGCTACGGCGGCGAGGAGTTGATCGCGGTGCTGCCGGGGGCCGATCTGCAGGCTTGCACAGCCGTTGCCGAGCGCATTCGCCGCCGCATTGCCGAAGCGAAGCTGACACGCCGTGCGACGGGCAAGGAGATCGGCAGCATTACGGTTTCAATAGGCGTGTCACAATTCCGCCTCGCCGAATCAGCGGAAGCCATGATCGAGCGCTGCGACCGCGGGCTTTATCAAGCCAAGCGACTCGGCCGCAACCGCACGGTGACGGAAACAGAGCTCGAGCCCGAGGCCGGTGCGGCCTAG
- a CDS encoding copper-binding protein — MKIAGMIMAATAALSIAGTSALAQQMKTGMVTRIDRISGTISIRDMPEGTTGANTGAATEEFKIQDGARLNALHAGDRVTFAVNDTPGTKTITKIDKTDAVTKIDKK; from the coding sequence ATGAAAATCGCAGGGATGATTATGGCTGCCACCGCGGCCCTCAGCATCGCCGGGACGTCGGCTCTTGCCCAGCAAATGAAGACCGGAATGGTGACCCGAATAGATCGGATCAGCGGCACCATCTCGATCAGGGATATGCCGGAAGGCACCACCGGTGCGAACACCGGCGCCGCGACCGAAGAGTTCAAGATTCAGGATGGCGCGCGGCTGAACGCCCTGCACGCCGGCGACAGGGTCACGTTCGCCGTGAACGACACACCGGGGACCAAGACCATCACGAAGATCGACAAGACCGACGCCGTCACGAAGATCGACAAGAAGTGA
- a CDS encoding FAD-binding oxidoreductase → MSEDFVDELHNTLGKGAVLSGADIDTRYHHDLAGNPVPKPRAVVRPRTTEDVSVLLRLCHREGVPVTTQGGMTGLVRGALPNANEIVLSMERMNSVEEVDASAGVAIAQAGTPLQKLQERVEQDGLMFPLDLGARGSCTIGGNISTNAGGNRVIRYGMTRDLILGLEVVTADGTVLKGLRKYIKNNTGIDLKQLFIGSEGILGVVTRAALRVFPAPAERQVALCALPSFGQVTTFLRMARESLGGELTAFEVMWNAYYRLTVERVKGVAGPLPTHHPFYVLLEASGSDPERIHADLEKLLETAMGDNLILDATLSTSHASAAAIWRIRDSSVELGRTFPYTARLGFDVSLAIGRMEEYADTIGSRVRAIDPHAFAIVFGHAGDGNLHLNVHHEHTPDKRDEFEKLVYDITGEFGGSISAEHGIGILKRPYLKMSRTEEEIETMRTLKRALDPKNILNPGRIFTV, encoded by the coding sequence ATGTCCGAGGATTTTGTTGACGAACTGCACAACACGCTCGGCAAGGGCGCCGTGCTATCAGGCGCTGACATCGACACGCGCTATCACCACGACCTCGCCGGCAATCCAGTGCCTAAACCGCGCGCAGTCGTCCGCCCCAGAACGACGGAGGACGTCTCCGTGCTGCTGCGGCTCTGTCATCGCGAAGGCGTACCCGTTACGACACAAGGCGGCATGACCGGGCTGGTCCGCGGCGCGCTGCCGAATGCGAACGAAATCGTGCTGTCGATGGAGCGCATGAATAGCGTCGAAGAGGTCGATGCCTCCGCCGGCGTCGCCATCGCGCAGGCCGGCACGCCGCTGCAAAAGCTGCAGGAGCGGGTCGAGCAGGACGGCCTGATGTTTCCGCTCGACCTCGGCGCGCGCGGCAGTTGCACCATCGGCGGCAACATCTCGACCAATGCCGGCGGCAACCGCGTCATCCGCTACGGCATGACGCGTGACCTGATTCTCGGTCTCGAGGTCGTCACCGCCGACGGCACCGTTCTGAAGGGCCTGCGCAAATACATCAAGAACAACACCGGCATCGATTTAAAGCAGCTTTTCATCGGCAGCGAAGGCATCCTCGGCGTCGTGACGCGCGCCGCGCTGCGTGTCTTTCCCGCGCCGGCGGAGCGGCAGGTGGCGTTGTGCGCCCTGCCTTCGTTCGGCCAGGTCACGACATTCCTGAGGATGGCGCGGGAAAGTCTCGGCGGCGAATTGACCGCATTCGAAGTGATGTGGAATGCCTACTACCGCCTCACGGTCGAGCGCGTGAAGGGCGTGGCCGGACCGCTGCCGACCCATCATCCGTTCTACGTGCTGCTGGAGGCTTCCGGCAGCGATCCCGAGCGCATCCATGCCGATCTCGAGAAACTGCTCGAGACGGCGATGGGCGACAACCTGATCCTCGACGCCACGCTCTCGACCTCGCATGCATCCGCCGCCGCGATCTGGCGAATCCGCGATTCCAGCGTTGAACTCGGCCGTACCTTCCCATACACCGCCCGCCTCGGCTTCGATGTCAGCCTCGCCATCGGCCGGATGGAGGAATATGCCGACACCATCGGATCGCGGGTCAGGGCCATCGATCCGCACGCGTTTGCCATTGTGTTCGGCCATGCCGGCGACGGCAATCTGCACCTCAACGTGCATCACGAGCACACACCCGACAAGCGCGACGAATTCGAGAAGCTCGTCTACGACATCACCGGCGAATTCGGCGGCTCGATCTCGGCCGAACACGGCATCGGCATCCTGAAGCGGCCCTACCTCAAAATGAGCCGCACCGAAGAGGAAATCGAAACCATGCGCACGCTCAAGCGCGCGCTCGACCCGAAGAACATCCTGAACCCGGGGCGAATTTTCACGGTGTGA
- a CDS encoding DUF1488 family protein — translation MAFRFTMLNDADTVECQISDAAMDELGGVKGTESMARQAQFLSLRDTVESIASEIFDKGPCVKGQIVRIFTKHVQKLPPSLTDPIAADSEPDAGQAASLRIIAETRTASAVQ, via the coding sequence TTGGCGTTCAGGTTCACCATGCTGAACGACGCGGATACGGTCGAGTGCCAGATCAGCGACGCCGCGATGGATGAACTCGGAGGCGTCAAAGGGACGGAGAGCATGGCAAGGCAGGCGCAGTTCTTGTCGCTGAGGGACACCGTCGAGAGCATCGCATCCGAGATTTTCGACAAAGGGCCGTGCGTAAAGGGACAGATCGTCAGGATCTTCACCAAGCATGTGCAGAAATTGCCGCCATCGCTGACGGATCCAATCGCTGCCGATTCGGAGCCGGATGCGGGCCAAGCCGCTTCGCTGCGGATCATTGCCGAAACGAGGACGGCGAGTGCGGTGCAGTAA
- a CDS encoding adenylate/guanylate cyclase domain-containing protein, with product MASDQTKRKLAAIFAADIAGYSQLMGADEEGTLARLKELRSELIDPKNKQHHGRIVKTTGDGILIEFPSVVDSVRCAIDIQQGMVERNAGVPREKRIEFRVGVNLGDVMIEGRDLYGDGVNIAARLEALAEPGGICISETVLNHARDKVPFDIEDAGEQTLKNIARPVHVYRIIIDASQRPATPRSNRATLALPDKPSVAVLPFNNMSGDPEQEFVSDGIVEDVITALSRYPSLFVIARNSSFTYKGRMVDVRQAGRELGVRYVLEGSVRKAGNRIRVTAQLVEAETSNHVWAERYDRDLADIFAVQDELTEALTTALAPAIAGAELRRAMRKPPGSLDAWAAYQRGLWHLSKATADDDRRAAEFFKQAIDHDPTFAGGYSALALYQLQAAAIYQTLELAGAQRSAEGLARRAVALDGADAEARSCLGWALQSRGEADGALAEIERALAMSPNLAIAHGHRGATLIFAGRPKEGLTALEKCIRLDPRDPYLAVRLLHIASGLYFCGEYEASLEASKRLLRSYPDFPMIYRWVAAALGQLGRTAEANEALELAVSHAPAAFDMYVRNRAPWFRPDAHAHLVEGLRKAGWKG from the coding sequence GTGGCCTCAGATCAGACCAAACGCAAGCTCGCTGCCATTTTCGCCGCCGATATTGCCGGCTACAGCCAATTGATGGGTGCGGACGAGGAGGGCACGCTCGCTCGCCTCAAGGAGCTTCGCAGTGAACTGATCGATCCAAAGAACAAGCAGCATCACGGTCGCATCGTGAAAACGACCGGCGACGGAATCCTAATTGAGTTTCCGAGCGTGGTCGATTCAGTTCGCTGCGCGATCGACATTCAGCAGGGCATGGTCGAACGCAACGCCGGGGTGCCGCGGGAGAAACGAATTGAATTTCGCGTGGGGGTCAATCTTGGGGACGTGATGATAGAAGGCCGTGACCTCTATGGCGATGGTGTGAATATCGCGGCGCGTCTTGAGGCGCTCGCCGAACCTGGCGGCATATGTATATCCGAGACGGTCCTCAATCACGCGCGCGATAAGGTACCTTTCGATATCGAGGATGCGGGTGAGCAGACGCTGAAGAATATCGCCCGACCTGTCCATGTTTACCGCATCATCATCGACGCAAGTCAGCGGCCTGCGACTCCCAGGTCTAATCGCGCGACGTTGGCGTTGCCGGACAAGCCATCCGTCGCCGTACTGCCGTTCAACAACATGAGCGGCGACCCCGAGCAGGAATTCGTCTCCGACGGGATTGTCGAGGATGTGATCACAGCGTTATCGCGCTATCCCTCGCTGTTCGTTATCGCTCGAAACTCGTCCTTCACTTACAAAGGTCGGATGGTCGACGTGAGGCAGGCCGGGCGTGAACTTGGCGTGCGCTATGTGCTCGAAGGCAGCGTGCGCAAGGCGGGTAATCGCATCCGCGTGACCGCACAATTGGTGGAGGCGGAAACCAGCAATCACGTCTGGGCCGAGCGATACGACCGCGATCTCGCCGATATTTTCGCTGTGCAGGATGAACTCACTGAAGCACTGACCACCGCGCTGGCCCCCGCCATTGCAGGCGCCGAGCTGCGTCGGGCGATGCGCAAGCCGCCGGGGAGCCTTGATGCCTGGGCGGCCTATCAGCGCGGTTTGTGGCATTTGAGCAAGGCCACTGCGGATGACGATCGGAGGGCAGCGGAATTTTTCAAGCAAGCAATCGATCACGACCCGACCTTTGCCGGCGGCTACAGCGCGCTCGCCCTGTATCAGCTGCAAGCGGCCGCAATTTACCAAACCCTGGAGCTGGCAGGGGCGCAACGTTCGGCCGAGGGCTTGGCCCGCCGAGCGGTCGCTCTTGATGGGGCCGATGCGGAAGCCCGTTCGTGCCTCGGCTGGGCCTTGCAATCGCGCGGCGAGGCGGACGGCGCGTTGGCGGAGATCGAGCGAGCTCTCGCGATGAGTCCTAACCTCGCGATCGCGCACGGCCACCGAGGCGCGACGCTGATCTTCGCGGGACGGCCGAAGGAGGGACTCACAGCTCTCGAAAAGTGTATCAGGCTCGATCCGCGTGATCCCTATCTAGCGGTACGTTTATTGCACATTGCGTCCGGGTTATATTTTTGCGGTGAATACGAGGCTTCTCTCGAGGCGTCGAAGCGGCTGTTGCGGTCGTATCCCGATTTTCCGATGATCTACCGCTGGGTCGCGGCGGCGCTGGGCCAGCTTGGACGCACAGCGGAAGCGAACGAAGCATTGGAGCTGGCCGTTTCCCACGCACCGGCGGCCTTCGATATGTATGTTCGCAACAGAGCTCCGTGGTTTCGGCCGGACGCCCACGCCCATCTGGTCGAGGGTTTACGCAAGGCTGGCTGGAAGGGTTGA